A genomic region of Podarcis raffonei isolate rPodRaf1 chromosome 13, rPodRaf1.pri, whole genome shotgun sequence contains the following coding sequences:
- the LOC128400638 gene encoding zinc finger protein 420-like, which translates to MTTKEGDSSATWVLRFPSPLEPGVQISVEMEETSPPIGTIKEILKRSRSRKDRMDPHEAVVKPQCWEVRQQVILPTPEEEASKADAPKVMLEDKIETCVVSFENTSDPKEERGTKTEVMVGPDCVITIEEEEVDPEKQESPEPEFVSDDDDIEACVVSSGKGSQEEEETQPKIIDGGSVEDFVESLEHTGLPRVERATQTEPTQRDSAESCKASIQKAANSKEEELMESEVASKEGGKASRASPEKLDDPKGGGGEETQEACNSPERQGVILGEGGIAMETARQGFRWFRYQEAEDPRKAYGQLWELCRLWLKPESRSKEQILELLVLEQFLAILPQEIQSWVWQQHPETCAQAVDLVENFLTGLSLLQRHGEKALVTFEEVGVYFFEEEWRFLDETQRQIYREVMLENYENVRSLGFPTRKPDLISKMESSKNPVPCFQDLQESKKGVPPRDAEDAELSSESDCEELLPWKEQKAADIPPVVPRTRSGLRSADRAVKSSPPSTDSSKPRWHRTEPRFTCPDCGKTFRWQSALARHQLSHARDKPYRCSNCPKSFAQRSKLAQHRCLHPGDPSCKCPECGKRFCDRYKLARHLKTHSGKGPYRCDVCGRSFCLSSNLRQHRCVHTGERPHSCPECGRDFSRRSNLIQHLRVHQLQWQQQGGPSGELRVGDAELGPGSDLCEEDWKYEWIADGQGGEQADDVLRAGNGEGNPRSELQEDKETLELRVGDSEHGWDAELHSGKIMVLQPGAPGHQQSLELCAGNRESEEIVELRVGDGEEPRWIEEEEDADCLLVSDGGPLCSDSRESYACQDLQPTNQTSLEGSEVPQCTDCGRTFTCNSSLSRHQRIHATQHHHPLPSLLTLHQLTHALGQRPDCPKSFSHRSKLLRHQIVHTGQRSFQCGECGKNYRDRSTLRRHQRFHSKPEALGLAPVRDASPYSRDPVVMIL; encoded by the exons ATGACCACCAAGGAAGGTGACTCATCAGCTACTTGGGTTCTCCGCTTCCCTTCCCCATTAGAACCAGGGGTCCAAATCAGTGTCGAAATGGAGGAGACCTCGCCTCCCATTGGGACCATCAAGGAGATCCTCAAGCGCTCTCGCTCCCGCAAGGACCGGATGGATCCGCATGAAGCTGTTGTGAAGCCTCAGTGTTGGGAAGTCCGGCAACAGGTGATTCTCCCCACTCCAGAAGAGGAGGCATCTAAGGCAGATGCACCTAAGGTGATGCTGGAGGATAAAATTGAGACTTGTGTGGTCTCTTTTGAAAACACCTCTGACCCCAAAGAAGAGAGAGGGACCAAAACGGAAGTGATGGTTGGCCCGGATTGCGTGATTACTATCGAAGAGGAGGAGGTTGACCCTGAAAAGCAGGAGTCGCCAGAACCTGAGTTTGTGTCAGATGATGATGACATTGAGGCCTGTGTGGTGTCTTCTGGAAAAGGTTCTCAAGAGGAAGAGGAGACCCAGCCTAAGATCATAGATGGAGGGAGCGTTGAGGATTTCGTTGAGTCTCTTGAACACACAGGTCTCCCTAGAGTAGAAAGGGCCACCCAGACCGAACCGACACAGAGGGAcagtgctgagagctgcaaggCCTCTATCCAGAAGGCAGCCAACTCCAAAGAGGAAGAGTTAATGGAATCTGAGGTGGCATCTAAGGAGGGTGGCAAGGCCAGTCGGGCTTCTCCAGAGAAACTAGACGACcctaaaggaggaggaggagaagaaacacAAGAGGCTTGCAACAGCCCAGAACGTCAGGGGGTCATCTTGGGAGAAGGTGGTATCGCCATGGAGACTGCCCGCCAGGGTTTCCGGTGGTTTCGCTACCAGGAAGCTGAGGACCCGCGGAAAGCTTACGGGCAGCTGTGGGAACTTTGCCGCCTTTGGCTGAAGCCGGAGAGCCGCAGCAAGGAGCAGATTCTGGAGCTGCTGGTCCTGGAGCAATTCctggccattttgcctcaggaAATTCAGAGCTGGGTGTGGCAGCAGCACCCAGAGACGTGTGCGCAGGCCGTGGACCTGGTGGAAAACTTCCTGACAGGCCTTTCTCTGCTTCAGAGACATGGGGAAAAG GCACTGGTGACCTTTGAAGAGGTGGGTGTGTATTTTTTTGAGGAAGAATGGAGATTCCTGGATGAAACTCAGAGGCAGATCTACCGGGAGGTCATGCTAGAGAATTATGAGAATGTCCGGTCACTGG GATTTCCAACTCGCAAACCAGATCTGATCTCCAAGATGGAAAGTAGCAAGAACCCGGTTCCATGTTTCCAAGATCTCCAGGAGTCAAAAAAAGGAGTCCCACCAAGAGACGCTG AAGATGCTGAGCTCTCGAGCGAGTCTGACTGTGAGGAGCTGTTGCCCTGGAAGGAACAGAAAGCAGCGGACATCCCTCCGGTTGTGCCGAGAACCAGAAGCGGTCTCAGAAGCGCGGACAGGGCTGTCAAAAGCAGCCCTCCCAGCACGGACAGCAGCAAGCCCCGCTGGCATCGGACAGAGCCACGATTCACGTGCCCCGACTGCGGCAAGACGTTCCGTTGGCAATCCGCTTTGGCTCGGCACCAGCTCTCGCACGCTAGGGACAAGCCGTACCGGTGCTCAAACTGCCCCAAGAGCTTCGCCCAGCGCTCAAAGCTGGCCCAGCACCGCTGCCTCCACCCCGGGGACCCCTCCTGCAAGTGCCCCGAGTGCGGGAAGCGCTTCTGTGACCGCTACAAGCTGGCCCGCCACCTGAAGACCCACTCGGGCAAGGGGCCGTACCGCTGCGATGTGTGTGGGCGCAGCTTCTGCCTCAGCTCCAACCTGCGGCAGCACCGCTGCGTGCACACAGGTGAGCGCCCCCACAGCTGCCCCGAGTGCGGGAGGGACTTCAGCCGACGCTCCAACCTCATCCAGCACCTCCGGGTGCACCagctgcagtggcagcagcaaggaGGGCCCAGCGGGGAACTCCGTGTGGGAGATGCCGAGCTCGGACCAGGCTCGGACCTCTGTGAGGAGGATTGGAAATACGAGTGGATTGCGGACGGGCAGGGTGGCGAGCAGGCAGATGACGTACTCCGTGCTGGAAATGGCGAGGGCAACCCACGCTCGGAGCTCCAGGAGGACAAGGAGACCCTAGAGCTCCGTGTTGGGGATTCTGAGCATGGGTGGGACGCGGAGCTCCACAGCGGCAAAATTATGGTGCTCCAGCCTGGGGCCCCTGGGCACCAGCAGAGCTTGGAACTGTGTGCTGGAAACCGCGAGAGCGAGGAAATAGTGGAGCTGCGCGTAGGGGATGGTGAGGAGCCCAGATGgattgaggaggaggaagatgccgATTGTCTGCTTGTCAGCGACGGAGGGCCCCTCTGCTCTGACAGCCGGGAGAGCTATGCCTGTCAGGACCTGCAACCCACCAACCAAACCTCGCTGGAAGGGAGTGAGGTCCCCCAGTGCACTGACTGTGGGCGGACGTTCACCTGCAACTCCAGCCTTTCCCGCCACCAGCGGATCCATGCCACGCAGCACCACCACCCGCTGCCCAGCCTGCTGACCCTGCACCAGCTCACGCACGCCTTGGGGCAGCGCCCCGACTGCCCCAAGAGCTTCAGCCACCGATCCaagctgctgcgccaccagatcGTGCACACGGGCCAGCGCTCTTTCCAGTGCGGCGAGTGTGGGAAAAACTACAGGGACCGTTCGACGCTCCGCCGGCACCAGCGCTTCCACAGCAAGCCGGAGGCCTTGGGCCTGGCTCCCGTGCGGGATGCCTCTCCTTACTCGCGTGACCCCGTGGTGATGATTTTATGA
- the LOC128400641 gene encoding nuclear factor 7, brain-like isoform X1 translates to MASSTHFEDLVTDFSCPVCLEWFWEPVALPCGHLYCQACIEAAWGVPGSKPICPQCREQFPERRYTLCKLLGTLIHRIGGMRAGEVEEGRRTEPRESAPRQNGTLTSVQETTKLYKEELSLAILRMESNLTKLVLLTREEEEKLQNHQAVLLSLDDHISTEYKHLHRFLYAHEKACKARLEEEGAQVLREEEERLRALRESCQLGQELLLEAGGHLQLQDSASFLAGIHSLLNRVKQQQATPTLPLMRPMLQTLGQFKGPLQCAAWREMKSALGIDFPRITLDPETAHPCLVLSDDYTCVRDGNLRQEVPDTPMRFNYCVAVLGCQSFSLGKHYWEVEVGNKLSWTLGLVSVSINRKGKIAASPGSGYWVIRLRNGVELMAKDDPPQRLCPTSFPKRVGVYLDYNGGLVSFCDASTMAHLYTFASSRFKGRLFPYFCPGLYNSGKNATPLKICHLPLW, encoded by the exons ATGGCTTCCTCCACACACTTTGAGGACCTCGTTACGGATTTCTCCTGCCCTGTATGCCTGGAGTGGTTCTGGGAGCCGGTTGCCCTCCCTTGCGGCCACCTCTACTGCCAGGCCTGCATCGAGGCAGCGTGGGGAGTCCCTGGCAGCAAGCCCATCTGTCCTCAGTGCCGGGAGCAGTTTCCAGAGAGGAGGTACACGCTGTGCAAGCTCCTGGGGACCTTGATTCACCGAATCGGCGGCATGAGAGCTGGGGAGGTCGAGGAAGGTCGACGCACTGAGCCCAGAGAATCTGCTCCGCGCCAGAATGGCACGCTGACCTCTGTCCAGGAGACTACAAAGCTGTACAAG GAGGAGCTGTCTCTGGCTATTTTGCGGATGGAATCTAACCTGACCAAACTTGTCCTGCTTacgagggaggaagaagagaagctcCAGAACCATCAG GCAGTTTTGCTGAGTCTGGATGACCACATCTCCACCGAATACAAGCATCTCCATCGCTTCCTCTACGCTCACGAGAAAGCGTGCAAGGCGAggctggaggaggaaggggcacaGGTTcttcgggaggaggaggagagactgaGAGCACTGAGGGAGTCTTGCCAGCTGGGCCAGGAGCTGCTGTTGGAAGCCGGGGGTCACCTGCAGCTACAAGACTCTGCAAGCTTCCTAGCG GGAATACATTCTCTCCTGAACAG GGTGAAGCAACAACAAGCCACACCAACGCTTCCTCTTATGCGCCCCATGCTGCAGACCCTTGGCCAGTTCAAGGGGCCTCTACAGTGTGCCGCTTGGAGGGAAATGAAATCTGCACTCGGCATAG ACTTCCCCCGGATAACCCTGGACCCTGAAACAGCACACCCGTGTCTTGTCCTATCAGATGACTACACTTGTGTCCGGGACGGAAACCTGCGCCAGGAAGTCCCAGACACACCCATGCGGTTCAACTACTGTGTAGCCGTGTTGGGTTGCCAGAGTTTCTCCTTGGGGAAGCACTATTGGGAAGTAGAAGTTGGCAACAAGCTCTCTTGGACCTTAGGCCTGGTTAGCGTTTCTATCAACCGCAAAGGGAAAATCGCTGCCTCCCCTGGTAGTGGATACTGGGTAATCCGGCTGCGAAATGGCGTGGAGCTAATGGCCAAGGACGACCCACCTCAAAGGCTGTGCCCCACATCCTTCCCCAAGAGAGTTGGGGTTTATCTGGACTATAACGGGGGCCTGGTGTCTTTCTGTGATGCTTCTACCATGGCCCACCTTTACACTTTTGCGAGTTCTAGGTTCAAAGGGAGGTTGTTCCCCTATTTTTGCCCTGGGCTGTACAATTCAGGGAAAAATGCAACCCCCTTAAAAATATGCCATCTTCCACTATGGTAG
- the LOC128400641 gene encoding nuclear factor 7, brain-like isoform X2, with translation MASSTHFEDLVTDFSCPVCLEWFWEPVALPCGHLYCQACIEAAWGVPGSKPICPQCREQFPERRYTLCKLLGTLIHRIGGMRAGEVEEGRRTEPRESAPRQNGTLTSVQETTKLYKEELSLAILRMESNLTKLVLLTREEEEKLQNHQAVLLSLDDHISTEYKHLHRFLYAHEKACKARLEEEGAQVLREEEERLRALRESCQLGQELLLEAGGHLQLQDSASFLAGIHSLLNRLPPDNPGP, from the exons ATGGCTTCCTCCACACACTTTGAGGACCTCGTTACGGATTTCTCCTGCCCTGTATGCCTGGAGTGGTTCTGGGAGCCGGTTGCCCTCCCTTGCGGCCACCTCTACTGCCAGGCCTGCATCGAGGCAGCGTGGGGAGTCCCTGGCAGCAAGCCCATCTGTCCTCAGTGCCGGGAGCAGTTTCCAGAGAGGAGGTACACGCTGTGCAAGCTCCTGGGGACCTTGATTCACCGAATCGGCGGCATGAGAGCTGGGGAGGTCGAGGAAGGTCGACGCACTGAGCCCAGAGAATCTGCTCCGCGCCAGAATGGCACGCTGACCTCTGTCCAGGAGACTACAAAGCTGTACAAG GAGGAGCTGTCTCTGGCTATTTTGCGGATGGAATCTAACCTGACCAAACTTGTCCTGCTTacgagggaggaagaagagaagctcCAGAACCATCAG GCAGTTTTGCTGAGTCTGGATGACCACATCTCCACCGAATACAAGCATCTCCATCGCTTCCTCTACGCTCACGAGAAAGCGTGCAAGGCGAggctggaggaggaaggggcacaGGTTcttcgggaggaggaggagagactgaGAGCACTGAGGGAGTCTTGCCAGCTGGGCCAGGAGCTGCTGTTGGAAGCCGGGGGTCACCTGCAGCTACAAGACTCTGCAAGCTTCCTAGCG GGAATACATTCTCTCCTGAACAG ACTTCCCCCGGATAACCCTGGACCCTGA